In a genomic window of Helianthus annuus cultivar XRQ/B chromosome 10, HanXRQr2.0-SUNRISE, whole genome shotgun sequence:
- the LOC110884673 gene encoding protein trichome birefringence: MAESTKYTPINNGTLPSEFNFTNIFTFRTKRSRTFAYIFVAVFVAFTVFLAFNPSQNPSSPWFSNIFTGSSFRISSSSTGLQPNSTVNTSSDSVGSQFSSIYSYFFANNSTQSARNSTVSNSNLNATVSGSGSVNSQAPTVKNNQTTSSPPFLPASSSTNQTTPFQETVKNGNNSYPPVVRNQTDLKPNQRTTSSPPVQSVSNQNNQTTPLQKTVTNASSNGTKSSSEFGDLVKKLVNCDLFDGEWVKDESYPLYKPGSCSLIDEQFNCFNNGRPDNAYQMLKWKPKSCTLPRLDGSHMLQLLRGKRLVFVGDSLNRNMWESLVCILRNSVKDQSKVYEASGRHHFRSEPSYSFVFKDYNCTVEFFVAPFIVRESVTKDKNGEKKETLRLDLIGTSADQYKTADIVVFNTGHWWTHEKTAKGKDYYQEGSHVYNELNVLEAFRKAITTWGRWVDANVNPSKTLVFFRGYSASHFRGGQWNSGGQCDNEVEPIKNTTYLSPYPDKMKVLEKVLRNMKTRVSYLNITRLTDFRKDGHPSIYRKQHYSEQEKRHSPLHFQDCSHWCLPGVPDSWNEILYAELLAKQYQNQKN; encoded by the exons ATGGCGGAATCGACCAAGTATACCCCCATTAACAACGGTACCCTACCCTCAGAATTCAACTTCACCAACATATTCACCTTCAGAACTAAAAGATCTCGAACTTTCGCCTACATATTCGTCGCTGTTTTCGTCGCTTTCACCGTCTTTCTCGCCTTCAATCCTTCGCAAAATCCTTCATCCCCATGGTTCAGTAACATCTTCACTGGCTCAAGCTTTAGGATCTCTAGTAGTAGCACAGGTTTGCAACCAAATAGTACAGTTAATACTTCTTCTGATTCTGTTGGATCTCAGTTTTCTTCCATTTATTCTTACTTTTTCGCTAACAATTCGACACAATCTGCTCGTAATTCAACGGTTTCTAACTCGAATTTGAACGCAACTGTTTCTGGATCTGGAAGTGTGAATAGTCAAGCACCGACAGTGAAGAATAATCAAACGACGTCGTCTCCTCCGTTTCTCCCTGCTTCGAGTTCGACTAATCAAACGACGCCGTTTCAGGAAACCGTTAAAAATGGGAATAATAGTTACCCGCCGGTTGTGCGAAATCAAACAGATTTGAAGCCAAATCAGAGAACGACGTCGTCTCCTCCGGTTCAATCCGTTTCAAATCAGAATAATCAAACGACGCCGTTACAGAAAACTGTCACAAATGCTTCTTCAAATGGAACAAAATCTAGTTCGGAATTTGGTGATTTGGTGAAGAAATTGGTGAATTGTGACTTGTTTGATGGAGAATGGGTGAAGGATGAGTCGTATCCGTTGTATAAACCCGGTTCGTGTTCGTTAATTGATGAGCAGTTTAATTGTTTTAATAATGGTAGACCGGATAATGCATATCAGATGCTTAAATGGAAGCCTAAATCTTGCACTTTACCCAG GTTGGATGGTAGCCATATGTTGCAATTGTTAAGGGGGAAACGGTTAGTTTTCGTTGGCGATTCGTTAAATAGAAATATGTGGGAATCGTTAGTTTGTATCTTACGGAATTCGGTCAAAGATCAGTCGAAAGTTTATGAAGCCTCGGGCAGACACCATTTTCGATCAGAACCTTCTTATTCGTTTGTATTCAAG GATTACAATTGTACAGTTGAGTTCTTTGTAGCCCCGTTTATAGTTAGAGAATCAGTAACGAAAGACAAAAACGGAGAGAAGAAGGAGACGCTTCGGCTTGATTTGATTGGGACTTCGGCTGATCAGTACAAGACGGCTGACATTGTGGTGTTTAACACGGGACATTGGTGGACTCATGAGAAAACCGCGAAAGG GAAAGATTATTATCAAGAAGGTAGCCATGTGTACAACGAGCTTAACGTTTTGGAGGCGTTTCGTAAAGCCATAACAACATGGGGAAGATGGGTTGATGCTAATGTAAATCCTAGCAAAACTTTGGTGTTTTTCCGCGGTTATTCTGCTTCACATTTCAG AGGGGGGCAGTGGAATTCCGGAGGGCAATGTGACAACGAAGTCGAGCCTATAAAAAACACAACCTATTTATCTCCGTATCCCGACAAGATGAAGGTTCTAGAGAAGGTTTTACGAAATATGAAAACCCGAGTTTCGTATCTGAATATCACGAGACTGACAGATTTTAGAAAAGACGGGCACCCATCAATATACCGAAAGCAGCATTACTCGGAGCAAGAAAAACGACATTCACCATTACACTTTCAAGATTGTAGCCACTGGTGTCTTCCTGGTGTGCCGGATTCTTGGAATGAGATCTTGTATGCTGAGCTTTTGGCAAAACAATACCAAAATCAAAAGAATTAG